ACACGACAAATTCCAAACCCGACAAAGCCATAAAGTCGGAAAATATGAATACCAAACCACAAACCTAATCAAGTGGATCTCCCACCGGACGATCACTCTGGCTTGCAAGGTTTGTTCGGTTTCATCGATTAATAAACACcataacaacaacaaaaaaaaacaaaatatttcATATAAATTTGGTTTTATGCTCAAATCAAAACCAATCTATTTTATTCTTTCAAATTTTCAATATAACCTACTATATTTAACTAATTAAAACATATGTACAACAACTATAACAAGAAAATTACATCAAACAAgagataaaataaaatacaaatccCTCTTTAAGATTTAGTCTTCTTTTTAACTTTCCCATTACAAAAAAAACCAAACCCAAAAAAATTTATAGTCCCTTTTGAAATATTATAAGCAGGTGGAATGTTCAAAACCGGAATAATCCTTATCCCCCCTTTGCAACTCTTATTCGAATTCTGATAACTATAATACACAGGTGCAGGAGGAGCTTGATTCAAACTCGAACATCTTCTTAACAACCTCGGATCATCCTTTGTCTTCCCCACCACCTTTTGACCCGAGTTTCGCTTTGGGTTCAAAGCCGACCCAGTCGAATGGCTTCGGGCTAGACTTTTGACAGATAACGATCTAAGTAAGCCTTTTGGACCTTTCCCATTATCACAATTATAACTGGCGCTTCTCCGGAATTGCCAGAATGATCTTAGTAACGATTTCTCGTGTTCTTGATCTTGATCTTGATCTTGATCTTGGATTAACTCCTTGAGTTGTTTTTTCTGGGTGTCGGAATTCGGGTTGTTTGATCTTGTTTTGGTATCTGGGATTTGAAGAAATTGTGGTTTTTTGATCTGGGTTGGTAGGAGTTTGCCATTGGAGAATAGTTCATCTGCTGGAGTGAGATTTGAGGTGGTCCGGAAGTCAAAATCAAACGTTGGTGATAACAAGAGCTGGTCGGATCGGGTCGGGTCGAGTGAGTCTGAATAGATTGAATCTGGGTCTTTGAGATCATGTGAGAATGAGATTCTGGGGCTTGAAGAGACTTCAGAAGTGGCATACACATCTACAGCCATGAGGGAAGGTTTTGAATGTAAAATTTTGGTGAGAAGAGAGAATGCATAATTTATAGgcataataattataattataattataataataataataattataataataataataataaaaaaaataatatggtAATTTGATTTGTAGTCAATAGTGAGAGACTGGAACGAAACACTTTAATATTTGGAAAAGATTCTTTGTCGCATGTAGAATGTTTTATAAAATCTAGATATATTTTGGGGGttattgtgttttgaaaataCTTGGAAGGGGTACATTTTATTATTATTCTAACAATAACAATGACGTTTAAGTGTTAATGACTTAATGTTCTTATTGCATTTTAATcatttgaacagattcatataaattatatatttgtcTTGCTTCTATGAACATATGAAAAGGAAACTCTCAAAATATATATGCATCGGAGTTATATATAATAGGTACATATGCCAAGTGTCTCTATCGTATCGTGTTAGCGGATTGGATGATTTTTTGGTTGACAGGTTTAGAGATTTAATAGATGAAGCTAAACACGACTAGTATATTTATTTGTGTTGAATATGTTAACTGTAACCCGAATACACTTGAAAATTGTGTTATGTTTTGGATCAACTTGTTTAATATTCATTTGCGAATATTATTGATGACTTGGTAACACATGATTCTAGCTCAAATGGACATTTCTAGTTTGTGACTATTGAGGCA
This genomic stretch from Helianthus annuus cultivar XRQ/B chromosome 8, HanXRQr2.0-SUNRISE, whole genome shotgun sequence harbors:
- the LOC110872060 gene encoding uncharacterized protein LOC110872060, producing the protein MAVDVYATSEVSSSPRISFSHDLKDPDSIYSDSLDPTRSDQLLLSPTFDFDFRTTSNLTPADELFSNGKLLPTQIKKPQFLQIPDTKTRSNNPNSDTQKKQLKELIQDQDQDQDQEHEKSLLRSFWQFRRSASYNCDNGKGPKGLLRSLSVKSLARSHSTGSALNPKRNSGQKVVGKTKDDPRLLRRCSSLNQAPPAPVYYSYQNSNKSCKGGIRIIPVLNIPPAYNISKGTINFFGFGFFCNGKVKKKTKS